The following coding sequences are from one Luteolibacter yonseiensis window:
- a CDS encoding TatD family hydrolase: MKYIEPHGHMVSRTTDDYEKLALSGCEAICEPAFWAGFDRSSADGFYDYFRQLTEYEPKRAAKYGIRHYSWLCINPKEADDPGFAREVMDLIPRFLDCPTVLGIGEIGLNKNTRNELEIFEAHVQLAQDRDLPILIHTPHLEDKLKGTKLILDSLASFSKLDRGKIIIDHVEEHTISHVLDAGYWAGMTLYPESKCSPHRAIDMLEIYGAERLWMNSACDWGHSDPLAVPKCALEMKRRRHTAEDIEQIIYKNPRRFLGQSPKFEA; the protein is encoded by the coding sequence ATGAAATACATAGAGCCACACGGCCACATGGTCAGCCGGACGACCGACGACTACGAGAAACTCGCCCTTTCCGGCTGCGAGGCAATTTGCGAGCCCGCCTTCTGGGCAGGCTTCGACCGCTCCTCCGCCGACGGATTTTACGACTATTTCCGCCAGCTCACCGAATACGAACCCAAGCGCGCGGCGAAATACGGCATCAGGCATTACTCGTGGCTCTGCATCAATCCGAAGGAAGCTGATGACCCGGGATTCGCCCGCGAGGTCATGGACCTCATCCCGCGGTTCCTCGATTGTCCGACGGTATTGGGCATTGGCGAAATCGGCCTGAACAAGAACACCCGGAACGAATTGGAAATCTTCGAAGCGCACGTGCAGCTCGCGCAGGACCGGGATCTCCCCATTCTCATCCACACTCCCCATCTTGAGGACAAACTCAAGGGAACCAAGCTGATCCTCGATTCACTCGCATCGTTTTCCAAACTGGACCGTGGGAAAATCATCATCGACCACGTCGAGGAACACACCATCTCCCACGTGCTTGACGCCGGCTACTGGGCCGGCATGACGCTCTACCCGGAAAGCAAATGCTCTCCGCACCGCGCCATCGACATGCTCGAAATCTACGGTGCCGAACGCCTTTGGATGAATTCCGCCTGTGATTGGGGTCACTCCGATCCCCTAGCTGTCCCGAAATGCGCGCTGGAAATGAAACGCCGCAGGCACACTGCGGAAGACATCGAACAGATCATTTACAAGAATCCCCGTCGCTTCCTGGGCCAGTCTCCGAAGTTCGAGGCATGA